A section of the Corynebacterium tuberculostearicum genome encodes:
- a CDS encoding Fic family protein — MIEEIQSSNEIEGVHSTKKEIAEALSKADSTSTKRFEEMSALYSSLTGLDGSEVSFPTQLEDIRALYDSLLKGEIDAENGIDGELFRNGVVHIFGGSTQFTSEAHNEQDIRTRLQQFLACQASTSNGLINALAGHFMFEHTHPFYDGNGRLGRFLMGLKLREILSVPTAMSLSRELSKDRQKYYKSFTVTEEPLNRGEATFFVIALLEMLSSAQESLLNSLERKKFALEKLEGRIQELRNGPGTSKEDRRLNILFIMGQAALFGPLLGLDLDTLATYLDKSKQTVRADTKRLVKEGLLEERSHKPLSFALTEEAREFLDIE, encoded by the coding sequence TTGATTGAAGAAATTCAATCTTCGAACGAGATTGAAGGCGTTCATTCCACAAAGAAAGAAATCGCGGAAGCTTTATCCAAGGCGGATTCTACTTCCACCAAGCGCTTCGAGGAAATGTCAGCGCTATATTCTTCGCTTACCGGACTCGATGGAAGTGAGGTCAGCTTTCCCACTCAGCTTGAAGATATTCGCGCGCTCTACGATTCTCTCCTCAAAGGAGAAATCGATGCTGAGAATGGTATCGACGGTGAGCTGTTTCGAAATGGCGTTGTCCACATCTTTGGCGGCAGCACCCAATTCACGTCCGAGGCTCACAACGAGCAAGATATTCGAACCAGGCTCCAACAGTTCCTGGCGTGTCAAGCGTCTACTTCAAACGGCCTCATTAATGCCCTAGCAGGGCATTTTATGTTCGAGCACACGCATCCATTTTATGATGGCAATGGCCGTCTCGGCCGGTTTCTCATGGGCTTGAAGCTGCGAGAAATACTTTCTGTACCCACCGCGATGTCTCTTTCTCGAGAGCTCTCGAAAGACCGGCAAAAATACTACAAGTCCTTCACGGTCACCGAAGAGCCTCTCAATCGTGGCGAGGCAACGTTTTTTGTCATTGCGCTCCTAGAGATGTTGAGCTCGGCGCAAGAATCTCTATTAAACTCACTTGAGCGAAAAAAGTTCGCCCTCGAGAAACTCGAAGGCCGAATTCAAGAACTGCGAAATGGGCCTGGAACTTCCAAAGAGGATCGCCGACTTAATATCCTCTTCATAATGGGACAAGCCGCGCTTTTTGGCCCTCTCTTAGGACTCGATCTCGACACTCTAGCGACCTACTTGGATAAAAGTAAGCAAACCGTCCGTGCCGATACGAAACGTCTAGTTAAGGAAGGGCTCTTGGAAGAGCGGTCACACAAGCCGCTCTCTTTTGCACTCACGGAAGAAGCCCGTGAGTTTCTAGACATTGAATAG
- a CDS encoding zinc-binding dehydrogenase, whose protein sequence is MAALDTACPSMDSLKEKRVLVVGLGMLGLLAVEAALRAGAAVTATDPNSHRRRYAAQLGACISGFSDFDPALDIVENFDVALEFSGSPQGVITCLKPLDINGVAVLAGSVADSPAIDLPRMDCPRLAHCYRRV, encoded by the coding sequence ATGGCTGCCCTCGATACGGCCTGTCCCTCCATGGACTCGTTGAAGGAAAAGCGGGTCCTAGTCGTGGGCTTAGGCATGCTCGGTCTCCTTGCGGTGGAGGCCGCTTTGCGCGCGGGCGCTGCCGTCACCGCGACGGATCCCAACTCTCATCGGCGCAGGTACGCTGCTCAGCTGGGTGCCTGCATCTCCGGTTTTAGTGACTTCGATCCCGCTTTAGATATTGTTGAGAACTTCGACGTCGCGCTGGAATTCTCCGGCTCGCCCCAAGGTGTTATCACCTGTTTGAAGCCTCTCGACATTAATGGCGTGGCCGTACTCGCCGGTTCCGTTGCGGACAGCCCTGCTATCGACTTACCCCGAATGGATTGTCCGCGGCTGGCGCACTGTTACCGGCGTGTATAA
- a CDS encoding DUF3375 domain-containing protein — protein MHNSAAVRLLAADNAPVILALIAEYFPRGTRARPAAEVYELMVTDFEVIANDFAMPRTPQSYCTDWVKAGWLVRKSGKSSHGETLEPSEDALSALEAIERWESPVSAVTASRVESISSALQRLARDTNKDIASRVASLEAERNRIDQEIEKARLGQFESLTSAETEERVQDVLNMATAVPSDFARVRHELEALNHQLRRQLLDPEGYRGDVLEEIFTGVDHIAESEAGRSFRGFYSLLMDRERSAWLDQWIKEVLESDTGQELAPEMRQHLRNLFRDMEDTSFDVNQTMTGLARSLRNYVSSEQFAEDRRMIELLREARGMAIDAAQNSELKAFHRMETPLQRIGMSIHSVSRIRLANPGREVVEESPEAFQPGEENAEALLELVRESEIDFEELHEMIRKAVDKAGPCTIGQVLQAYPATQGLASVVGLVHIADQHPLPDLRNSTEKVFWTEENGTTRAALIPTMYFDRTTIEELL, from the coding sequence ATGCACAATTCTGCGGCGGTACGACTGCTTGCGGCTGATAACGCGCCGGTAATTTTGGCGCTGATCGCAGAGTACTTCCCCCGCGGTACCCGAGCACGGCCAGCGGCGGAGGTATACGAGTTGATGGTCACTGATTTTGAGGTTATTGCCAACGATTTTGCCATGCCCCGTACGCCCCAGAGTTATTGCACTGACTGGGTAAAAGCAGGATGGTTGGTGAGAAAATCAGGTAAAAGTTCACACGGCGAAACGTTGGAACCAAGCGAAGACGCACTTTCTGCTCTAGAGGCCATCGAGCGGTGGGAGTCACCGGTATCTGCCGTCACAGCATCACGGGTGGAATCCATTAGCTCGGCCCTACAACGGTTAGCAAGGGACACGAATAAGGATATCGCCAGTCGCGTTGCCAGTCTCGAGGCAGAACGGAACCGCATTGACCAGGAAATTGAAAAGGCACGTTTAGGACAGTTCGAATCCTTAACCTCAGCAGAGACAGAAGAACGTGTACAAGACGTGCTTAATATGGCAACGGCGGTACCGAGCGATTTCGCCCGAGTGCGCCACGAACTTGAGGCCCTCAATCATCAACTACGCCGGCAGTTATTAGACCCAGAGGGATACCGCGGCGATGTGCTCGAAGAGATCTTCACCGGCGTGGACCATATTGCTGAATCTGAGGCTGGACGCAGTTTCCGCGGATTCTATTCCCTCCTTATGGATAGGGAACGCAGTGCATGGTTGGACCAGTGGATAAAAGAAGTATTAGAAAGCGATACCGGCCAGGAGCTGGCGCCAGAAATGCGGCAGCACCTGCGAAATCTTTTCCGTGATATGGAAGACACGAGTTTCGATGTCAACCAGACGATGACTGGCTTGGCGCGTAGCTTGCGCAACTACGTTTCCTCAGAGCAATTCGCAGAAGACAGGCGCATGATTGAGCTCCTAAGAGAGGCGCGCGGTATGGCCATTGATGCTGCGCAGAACTCTGAGCTCAAGGCCTTTCACCGAATGGAGACGCCGCTGCAGCGCATCGGTATGTCCATCCACTCCGTTTCACGCATTCGCTTAGCCAACCCAGGTCGAGAGGTAGTAGAGGAATCACCTGAGGCGTTCCAGCCAGGCGAGGAAAACGCAGAAGCATTACTCGAGCTAGTGCGCGAATCAGAGATTGACTTTGAAGAGTTGCACGAGATGATTCGAAAGGCCGTCGATAAGGCGGGCCCGTGCACCATTGGCCAAGTATTGCAGGCCTACCCTGCCACGCAAGGCTTAGCTAGTGTAGTGGGCTTGGTGCACATTGCGGATCAGCACCCCCTGCCTGACTTGAGAAATTCCACGGAGAAGGTCTTTTGGACCGAAGAAAACGGCACAACACGCGCCGCCTTGATTCCCACTATGTATTTCGACCGCACCACCATTGAGGAGCTATTGTGA